Within Streptomyces albofaciens JCM 4342, the genomic segment CTTGTAGGCGGCGAAGCCGCGGACGGACCCGTCCTGGACGGCTGCCTGATCGGGCGCGTCGTACGCCTTTTCGTTCTGGAAGAAGACCGTACGGCCGCGCTCGCCGTTCCACTGCACGTCGTATTTGTTGAAGTGTTCCACGAACAGCCCGGTGGCCAGTACGTCGTCGCCGTTGACGACCATCCCGTAGTCGGCCCGGTTGGTCTCCCAGCCGACCCCGTCGCCATGGTCGGCCCGCCAGAGCCAGGTGTGGTCGATGATCGTGTGGTTGCTGTTGACCACCAGGCTGGTGGTGGCCTTCCCGGCGCCCGCGCCGCCGATGCGGACGAACACGTCCTGCACCGTGATCGGGTCGGCGGCGTGCCCGGCGGACGCGCCCGCCGGGCCGATCTCCACCAGCACCTCGGAGTTCCGCGGTCCGGCGTCGACGAGCAGACCGGCGAGCCGTACGCCGTCCACGTCGGCGACCCGCAGCGCGCTCACCCCGCCCTCCGGGACGAGCGTGGGATAGCCGAGGCCGAGGACCACGGTGCCGGCCCGGGTGATCTCGATCGGCCGGTCGAGGGGGTAGACGCCGGGTGTGAACAGCAGGTGCAGTCCCTGCTCGACCGCGGCGTTGACGGTCGCCGCGGTCGCCCCCTCCTTGACCACGTAGAACCGGCTCAGCGGGAGCGACCTGCCCTGCGGCGTGCCGCGGCCCCAGCTCGTGCCGCGGGCGCCGGTGCGCAGCGCGGGCAGGAACACCTTGTACTCACCGCCGTCCAGGTACAGGAACGGCTTCTCGCGGGAGACCGGTGTGGTCGCCAGCGTCGTGTACGGCGGGTCGGGGAAGGACTGGGCGGGGGCGCCCTCGACACCGGAGAAGACCATGTTCCACACGCCGTTGAGCCAGCCGCCGACGGAGCTGTCACGGGTGTACCACTGCTGCTGGGAGTACGGCTGCACGGTGCCGTCGATCCGGCTGTCGGCGATGTACCCGCCGCTGGCCCAGCCGTAGCCGTCCGGGGCGAGGTTGAGGTTCCCCTTGACGTGCATGCGCCGGAACGGCGACGCCTGGGAGACGGCGAACCGGTTGGTCCCGCTGACCGGGTTCAGTGCGAGGTTCTCCGCCGAGCGCCAGAAGTTCTGGGTCGCGTTGCCGCCGAACCAGCCGGCGTCGACCGTCACATCACCGTTGACGAGGGTGTCGTCGGGCGACAGGCCCAGGCCCATGACCGAGGTGTAGAAACCGAGTTGGGCGTTGATTCCGTGGTACGTGCCCGGCTTGAAGAGCAGGGCGTAGCGGCCCTTGCCGAACTGGTCCGACTCCTGC encodes:
- a CDS encoding coagulation factor 5/8 type domain-containing protein; amino-acid sequence: MSSPPSRRRVLATAAAALPAAALPAAGLLAGAGTASAAAAAAQSPAAPRRTARAPLPGGGDLGPNVIVFDPATPGIQARLDEIFERQESDQFGKGRYALLFKPGTYHGINAQLGFYTSVMGLGLSPDDTLVNGDVTVDAGWFGGNATQNFWRSAENLALNPVSGTNRFAVSQASPFRRMHVKGNLNLAPDGYGWASGGYIADSRIDGTVQPYSQQQWYTRDSSVGGWLNGVWNMVFSGVEGAPAQSFPDPPYTTLATTPVSREKPFLYLDGGEYKVFLPALRTGARGTSWGRGTPQGRSLPLSRFYVVKEGATAATVNAAVEQGLHLLFTPGVYPLDRPIEITRAGTVVLGLGYPTLVPEGGVSALRVADVDGVRLAGLLVDAGPRNSEVLVEIGPAGASAGHAADPITVQDVFVRIGGAGAGKATTSLVVNSNHTIIDHTWLWRADHGDGVGWETNRADYGMVVNGDDVLATGLFVEHFNKYDVQWNGERGRTVFFQNEKAYDAPDQAAVQDGSVRGFAAYKVAGSVTAHEGWGLGSYCYYKDAPTIVQDHGFAAPRRPGVTFHDLLVVSLGGKGQYAHVVNDHGAPTSGTATVPSKVVSYP